The Sphingomonas sp. So64.6b genome includes a region encoding these proteins:
- a CDS encoding diacylglycerol kinase family protein, whose product MKNLWFITNPSSGSATPEKCAAIEAVFEERGLRLVGRTGFPDEALPTSQSLDAAKVDTVVLFAGDGTINAAVCALAEWKGAILILPGGTMNLLAKALHGNADPAAIIHTAHEGGGKVALPFVEAGGRRALVGLILGPAASWVRAREMVRAGKVRGLGRAMLMAWRRTFARGIKLEGVRGLRERAQAVFVRPEADHLDVAAVDARDFRSITALGWEWLTGDWVAAAAVTQVRATVIRVAGYKPALALFDGEPVMLEPDIPITGGMTARQFLRTVEAT is encoded by the coding sequence ATGAAAAACCTGTGGTTCATCACCAATCCCTCGTCCGGCTCCGCCACGCCCGAGAAATGCGCCGCGATCGAGGCGGTGTTCGAGGAACGCGGCCTGCGCCTTGTCGGGCGCACTGGCTTTCCCGACGAGGCATTGCCAACCTCGCAATCGCTCGACGCGGCGAAGGTCGATACCGTCGTGCTGTTCGCCGGCGACGGGACAATCAACGCCGCGGTCTGTGCACTCGCCGAGTGGAAGGGCGCGATCCTGATCTTGCCCGGCGGGACGATGAATCTGCTGGCCAAGGCGCTGCACGGCAACGCCGATCCCGCCGCGATCATCCATACCGCGCATGAAGGCGGCGGGAAGGTCGCGCTGCCGTTCGTCGAGGCGGGCGGGCGCCGAGCGCTGGTCGGCCTGATCCTCGGCCCCGCGGCGAGTTGGGTGCGCGCGCGAGAGATGGTGCGCGCTGGCAAGGTCCGTGGGCTGGGTCGGGCGATGCTGATGGCATGGCGGCGAACCTTTGCGCGCGGGATCAAGCTGGAGGGCGTGCGCGGTTTGCGCGAGCGTGCCCAGGCGGTGTTCGTGCGGCCCGAAGCCGACCACCTCGATGTCGCGGCGGTCGATGCGCGCGATTTCCGCTCGATCACGGCGCTCGGCTGGGAATGGCTGACCGGCGACTGGGTCGCCGCCGCCGCCGTGACCCAGGTACGCGCGACGGTGATCCGGGTTGCCGGCTACAAACCGGCGCTGGCCTTGTTCGACGGCGAGCCGGTGATGCTTGAGCCCGACATCCCGATCACCGGCGGGATGACCGCGCGACAGTTTCTGAGGACCGTGGAGGCAACATGA
- a CDS encoding metallophosphoesterase yields MIRLFHVSDVHFGREDRAAVAWFEGLVHAEKPDAVIMTGDLTMRARTHEFAAGLAWLQGLGVPTTVEVGNHDLPYFNPIARFFRPYHRYEAVERMIEQPLDLPGIMIVPMVTTARFQWRLNWSKGRVSRRSLQQALALVESAPKDALVFIACHHPLIEPRTSATSATHRGAEAFAALAQAGAVAVLTGHVHDPFDIMHEVDGRKMRMIGAGTLSERTRDTPPSFNEIRVQEGRFEVKLRTLGPEPDVVLPKERAEPGQTGAEPE; encoded by the coding sequence ATGATTCGGCTGTTTCATGTCAGCGACGTGCATTTCGGTCGCGAGGACCGTGCGGCAGTCGCCTGGTTCGAGGGACTGGTGCACGCTGAAAAGCCCGACGCGGTGATCATGACGGGCGATCTGACGATGCGTGCGCGTACCCATGAATTCGCCGCAGGACTTGCCTGGCTGCAGGGGCTCGGCGTGCCGACCACGGTCGAGGTGGGCAATCACGACTTGCCCTATTTCAACCCGATCGCACGCTTTTTCCGGCCCTATCACCGTTATGAAGCGGTCGAACGGATGATCGAACAGCCGCTCGACCTGCCCGGCATCATGATCGTGCCGATGGTCACCACCGCGCGCTTCCAGTGGCGGCTCAACTGGTCGAAGGGGCGGGTCAGCCGCCGATCGCTGCAACAGGCGCTGGCGCTGGTGGAGTCCGCGCCGAAGGACGCATTGGTATTTATCGCCTGCCATCATCCGCTGATCGAGCCGCGCACCAGCGCGACGTCTGCGACGCATCGCGGGGCGGAGGCGTTCGCGGCACTGGCGCAGGCGGGGGCAGTCGCGGTGCTGACCGGCCATGTCCATGACCCGTTCGATATCATGCACGAGGTCGACGGGCGGAAAATGCGCATGATCGGTGCCGGGACACTGTCGGAACGGACGCGCGACACGCCGCCCTCGTTCAACGAAATCCGCGTTCAGGAAGGGCGGTTCGAGGTCAAGCTGCGGACGCTCGGGCCTGAGCCGGATGTCGTGCTGCCCAAGGAGCGGGCGGAACCCGGCCAGACCGGCGCTGAACCGGAATGA